One region of Macadamia integrifolia cultivar HAES 741 chromosome 11, SCU_Mint_v3, whole genome shotgun sequence genomic DNA includes:
- the LOC122093291 gene encoding DNA-directed RNA polymerase II subunit RPB2, with product MLPHVGVGEYCETKKAYYFGYIIHRLLLCALGRRAEDDRDHYGNKRLDLAGPLLGGLFRMLFRKLTRDVRAYVQKCVDNGKDVNLQFAIKAKTITSGLKYSLATGNWGQANAAGTRAGVSQVLNRLTYASTLSHLRRLNSPIGREGKLAKPRQLHNSHWGMMCPAETPEGQACGLVKNLALMVYITVGSAAQPILEFLEEWSTENFEEISPAVIPQATKIFVNGCWVGIHRNPELLVTTLRKLRRQVDVNTEVGVIRDIRLKELRLYTDYGRCSRPLFIVDNQRLLIKKKDVRSLQQRESPDDGGWHDLVAKGFIEYIDTEEEETTMISMTINDLITARLHPEEAYSETYTHCEIHPSLILGVCASIIPFPDHNQSPRNTYQSAMGKQAMGIYVTNYQLRMDTLAYVLYYPQKPLVTTRAMEHLHFRQLPAGINSIVAISCYSGYNQEDSVIMNQSSIDRGFFRSLFFRSYRDEEKKMGTLVKEDFGRPNRENTMGMRHGSYDKLDDDGLAPPGTRVSGEDVIIGKTTPIAQDESQGQASRYTRRDHSTSLRHSESGMVDQVLLTTNADGLRFVKVRMRSVRIPQIGDKFSSRHGQKGTVGMTYTQEDMPWTVEGISPDIIVNPHAIPSRMTIGQLIECIMGKVAAHMGKEGDATPFTDVTVDNISKALHKCGYQMRGFETMYNGHTGRRLTAMIFLGPTYYQRLKHMVDDKIHSRGRGPVQILTRQPAEGRSRDGGLRFGEMERDCMIAHGAAHFLKERLFDQSDAYRVHVCERCGLIAIANLKKNSFECRGCKNKTDIVQVHIPYACKLLFQELMSMAIAPRMLTSELKTIKDKKKVVLN from the exons ATGCTTCCTCATGTTGGTGTTGGAGAATATTGTGAAACGAAGAAGGCTTATTATTTTGG GTACATCATTCACAGGCTTCTACTATGTGCACTTGGCCGGAGGGCAGAAGATGATAGGGATCATTATGGCAACAAGAGGCTAGACCTTGCTGGACCTTTGCTTGGAGGCCTGTTTCGCATG CTGTTCAGAAAGTTGACGAGGGATGTTAGAGCATATGTTCAGAAG TGTGTTGATAATGGGAAGGATGTTAACTTGCAATTTGCtataaaagcaaaaacaatCACGAGTGGGCTTAAATATTCCCTTGCTACAGGGAACTGGGGACAAGCAAATGCTGCTGGTACAAGAGCTGGAGTTTCACAG GTTTTGAACCGTTTGACATATGCATCTACTCTGTCTCACTTGCGAAGGTTAAACTCTCCTATTGGGCGTGAAG GGAAATTGGCGAAACCTAGGCAATTGCACAATTCCCATTGGGGGATGATGTGTCCTGCAGAAACTCCAGAAGGACAG GCTTGTGGACTTGTGAAGAATTTGGCGCTAATGGTGTACATAACTGTGGGATCAGCAGCCCAGCCCATACTCGAGTTTTTGGAAGAGTGGAGTACAGAAAATTTTGAG GAAATATCCCCTGCTGTTATTCCACAAGCGACCAAAATTTTTGTCAATGGTTGCTGGGTTGGCATTCATCGTAATCCTGAGCTTTTGGTGACGACGTTGAGAAAGCTAAGAAGACAG GTTGATGTCAATACTGAAGTTGGTGTTATCCGAGATATTCGTTTGAAAGAGCTTCGACTTTATACTGATTATGGCCGGTGTAGCCGTCCCTTGTTTATTGTCGATAATCAAAGGCTacttataaagaaaaaagatgtcCGGTCGTTGCAACAAAGG GAATCCCCAGATGACGGCGGCTGGCATGATCTTGTGGCAAAAGGATTCATAGAGTATATAgacacagaagaagaagagactaCTATGATTTCCATGACTATTAAT GATCTTATAACTGCAAGGCTCCATCCTGAGGAAGCTTATTCCGAAACTTATACTCATTGTGAAATCCATCCATCGTTGATTTTGGGCGTCTGTGCATCTATTATTCCATTTCCTGACCATAACCAG TCCCCTCGTAATACTTACCAGTCGGCAATGGGCAAACAAGCCATGGGGATTTATGTCACAAATTACCAATTGCGAAtg GATACACTGGCCTATGTGCTCTATTACCCCCAGAAACCTCTTGTAACTACTCGTGCCATGGAGCACTTACACTTCAGGCAGTTGCCAGCTGGAATT AATTCTATCGTTGCTATCTCTTGCTATTCCGGATATAACCAAGAAGATTCTGTTATCATGAACCAATCTTCAATTGACCGGGGATTCTTCCGATCATTGTTCTTCCGGTCATACAG GGATGAGGaaaagaagatgggaacattAGTTAAGGAGGATTTTGGGCGTCCAAACAGGGAAAATACAATG GGGATGCGACATGGATCTTATGATAAATTAGATGATGATGGTCTTGCCCCTCCT GGCACAAGGGTCTCAGGTGAAGATGTTATTATTGGAAAGACAACTCCAATTGCTCAGGATGAATCTCAAGGGCAAGCTTCAAGGTACACACGCCGTGATCATAGCACAAGTCTAAGGCACAGTGAAAGTGGGATGGTAGATCAG GTTCTGTTGACAACAAATGCTGATGGTTTGAGGTTTGTGAAAGTACGAATGAGGTCTGTCCGTATACCTCAGATTGGAGACAAGTTCAGCAGTCGGCATGGTCAGAAGGGAACAGTTGGTATGACATACACTCAAGAAGACATGCCATGGACTGTGGAAGGAATTTCCCCAGATATTATTGTGAACCCACATGCTATTCCTTCTCGAATGACAATTGGCCAGCTCATAGAGTGCATTATGGGGAAGGTTGCAGCTCACATGGGGAAGGAGGGGGATGCTACTCCTTTTACTGATGTCACA GTGGACAATATCAGCAAAGCCCTCCACAAATGTGGGTATCAGATGCGTGGTTTTGAGACCATGTACAATGGTCATACAGGCCGGAGGCTGACTGCGATGATATTCCTGGGTCCTACATACTATCAAAGACTGAAGCACATGGTGGATGATAAGATCCATTCACGTGGGCGTGGTCCCGTGCAGATTCTCACAAGGCAGCCTGCTGAAGGACGGTCTCGAGATGGAGGTCTCCGATTTGGGGAGATGGAGCGAGATTGTATGATTGCTCATGGGGCTGCACATTTTCTCAAAGAGCGGTTGTTTGACCAGAGTGATGCCTATAGAGTTCATGTTTGTGAGCGTTGCGGGCTGATTGCTATTGCCAACCTAAAGAAGAACTCGTTTGAGTGTAGAGGTTGCAAGAACAAGACTGACATTGTTCAG GTTCACATACCTTATGCGTGTAAGTTGCTTTTCCAAGAACTCATGTCGATGGCCATTGCCCCGAGGATGCTCACAAGTGAATTGAAGACGATCAAAGATAAGAAGAAAGTTGTTTTGAACTGA
- the LOC122093909 gene encoding transcription factor DUO1 yields the protein MEKRNKDDMVIRKGPWMAEEDEILKDYVKKYGPRDWSSIRSKGLLPRTGKSCRLRWVNKLKPDLKTGCKFSADEERVVIDLQAKFGNKWARIATYLPGRTDNDVKNFWSTRQKRLGRIRQASPLPNKSQRKIEKTSVPTEAHILEAPNFSVVSMGDESSSSDRSGSHPKVENFDGTNMQPIPEMANPDFHHLETNLPLLDYMTIEPIEKKPFDPLPQFPFPQLPEDSMDIPLMPEGQDLITGLSDTNFLGAFPQGLHFPVGMPYFGFDGTGPISGKHERDNPVMPENCFDDFPVDMFDYLEQVPSSSGR from the exons ATGGAAAAACGCAATAAGGATGATATGGTGATAAGGAAAGGGCCATGGATGGCAGAGGAGGATGAAATACTGAAGGATTATGTGAAGAAGTATGGTCCCAGAGACTGGAGCTCCATTCGATCCAAAGGTCTTTTGCCTAGAACAGGAAAATCTTGTCGGCTGAGATGGGTTAACAAGCTTAAACCTGACTTGAAAAC tgGTTGCAAATTTTCTGCAGACGAGGAAAGGGTGGTGATTGATCTGCAggcaaaatttggaaacaaatggGCAAGAATTGCAACATATTTGCCAGGAAGAACAGATAATGATGTGAAGAACTTTTGGAGTACTAGGCAGAAGAGGCTGGGAAGGATCCGACAAGCATCACCTCTACCAAACAAATCACagaggaaaatagagaaaacttCTGTTCCTACTGAAGCACATATTTTGGAG GCTCCAAATTTCAGTGTGGTTTCAATGGGGGATGAATCATCGTCGAGCGATCGATCTGGTTCACATCCCAAGGTGGAAAACTTTGATGGAACCAATATGCAACCTATACCAGAAATGGCAAACCCAGACTTTCATCATCTGGAGACAAATCTTCCCCTACTGGATTATATGACTATTGAGCCTATTGAGAAGAAGCCCTTTGACCCCTTACCCCAATTCCCCTTCCCACAACTCCCTGAGGACTCCATGGATATCCCACTCATGCCAGAAGGCCAAGACCTCATAACTGGACTCTCAGATACAAATTTCTTGGGTGCTTTTCCTCAAGGCCTTCATTTCCCAGTTGGAATGCCATATTTTGGGTTTGATGGCACTGGTCCAATTAGTGGAAAGCATGAGAGAGACAATCCTGTGATGCCTGAAAACTGCTTTGATGACTTCCCTGTTGACATGTTTGATTACCTAGAGCAGGTTCCAAGCTCATCAGGGCGGTGA